Proteins co-encoded in one Spirosoma endbachense genomic window:
- a CDS encoding cupin domain-containing protein — MRKKSDITVSINNAEHYVWGDNCDGWHLVKSDSLSIIQERMPPGTSEVKHFHQKARQFFFVLSGEATLEIGDKTTRLTANEGVEIPPLVAHKMRNDSSSDLVFTVTSMPKSHGDRVVVE; from the coding sequence ATGAGAAAGAAGTCTGATATAACGGTTAGCATCAACAATGCCGAGCATTACGTCTGGGGTGATAATTGCGATGGCTGGCATTTAGTGAAATCGGATTCATTGAGCATCATTCAGGAACGGATGCCACCCGGCACATCGGAAGTGAAGCATTTTCACCAGAAAGCCCGTCAGTTTTTCTTTGTCCTTTCGGGAGAAGCAACTCTGGAAATCGGGGATAAAACAACTCGTTTGACAGCGAATGAAGGCGTTGAGATTCCTCCATTGGTTGCCCATAAGATGCGTAACGATTCATCAAGTGACCTTGTCTTTACCGTAACATCAATGCCCAAAAGCCACGGAGATCGTGTTGTTGTCGAATAA
- a CDS encoding SDR family oxidoreductase yields the protein MNTTRMLRDGAMQGKTIIVTGGGTGLGKSISRYLVQLGANVTICSRRQAVIDETAHELMTEPGRPAGAGQVLAVACDVRNPTEIENVISQTIEKFGRIDGLLNNSAGNFISPTERLSYKAFDTIVDIVLRGTYYFTLAVGKYWIENKIPGTVLNISTTYASTGSGYVVPSAVAKGGALIMTKSLAAEWGKYGIRLNAIAPGPFPTKGAWDRLFPEPLASMMDPTSRIPLKRVGEHGELANLAAYLLSDYSGYITGETITIDGGEVLAAGEFSHLEQVTSEQWDMIEQTIKQANRASKKEGQG from the coding sequence ATGAACACGACAAGAATGCTCCGTGATGGAGCCATGCAGGGTAAAACGATAATCGTCACGGGTGGCGGAACGGGGCTTGGAAAGTCAATAAGCCGGTATTTAGTGCAACTGGGGGCTAATGTCACGATTTGCAGCCGTCGGCAGGCGGTAATCGATGAGACCGCGCACGAGCTGATGACCGAACCCGGACGACCCGCCGGTGCCGGGCAGGTGCTGGCCGTTGCCTGCGATGTTCGCAATCCGACGGAGATCGAAAATGTGATCAGTCAGACGATTGAGAAATTTGGCCGCATTGATGGATTGCTTAATAATTCGGCTGGAAACTTCATCAGCCCCACAGAACGGTTGTCGTATAAAGCGTTCGATACCATCGTGGACATTGTTTTGCGGGGCACCTATTATTTCACGCTTGCGGTGGGCAAATACTGGATTGAAAATAAGATACCCGGCACCGTGCTCAATATATCAACGACCTATGCATCAACTGGTTCGGGCTATGTTGTGCCGTCGGCAGTTGCTAAAGGTGGAGCGCTGATCATGACGAAATCGCTGGCCGCCGAATGGGGAAAATATGGCATCCGGCTCAATGCGATTGCGCCGGGCCCATTTCCAACAAAAGGGGCATGGGATCGATTGTTTCCCGAACCACTGGCCAGCATGATGGACCCTACTAGCCGCATTCCGCTCAAGCGTGTGGGTGAACATGGCGAATTAGCAAACCTGGCGGCTTACCTGCTGTCCGATTATTCCGGTTATATCACGGGCGAAACCATTACCATCGATGGGGGAGAAGTGCTGGCTGCTGGCGAATTCTCGCACCTGGAGCAGGTAACCTCCGAACAGTGGGACATGATCGAACAAACCATCAAACAGGCCAATCGCGCCAGTAAGAAAGAAGGGCAGGGGTAA
- a CDS encoding alpha/beta fold hydrolase, with product MKKFLFIFAITFTTACFGQTHQPRTFLLVHGAWSGGWDYAKVDAILSAKGDIVYRPTLTGLGERVHLSNAKINLSTYIADIVNVIKFEDLHNIILMGHSFGGMVISGVAEQVPDRISQLIYLDAMVPNNGESAQAVCGDLWNVLIAPNIKDSLVLYPFGSTKPTPPTDVPQPLKTYTESLKLNNPLVKKIPTAYIVMTKNGKSDSATDKMGVNRARARNWKVYNFEGGHYSMREQPYNLVKKLELILQNEQ from the coding sequence ATGAAGAAATTCCTGTTTATTTTCGCCATTACGTTTACAACCGCCTGCTTTGGACAAACCCACCAGCCAAGAACTTTCCTATTAGTACATGGTGCTTGGTCTGGCGGTTGGGACTACGCCAAAGTAGATGCCATTTTAAGCGCCAAAGGCGATATTGTTTACCGCCCCACCCTGACTGGGCTTGGCGAACGGGTACATTTGTCAAATGCAAAAATTAACCTAAGCACCTATATTGCCGACATTGTAAATGTGATAAAATTTGAAGACCTGCACAACATCATTTTGATGGGTCACAGCTTTGGAGGCATGGTTATTTCGGGGGTAGCCGAGCAAGTCCCCGACCGCATAAGTCAGCTCATTTATTTAGATGCTATGGTGCCTAATAATGGCGAAAGTGCTCAAGCAGTTTGTGGCGATTTATGGAACGTTCTAATAGCCCCCAACATAAAAGATAGCCTTGTTTTATATCCATTCGGTTCCACCAAACCCACGCCACCGACCGATGTACCACAGCCATTAAAAACCTATACCGAATCGCTGAAACTAAATAATCCTTTAGTCAAAAAAATTCCAACCGCTTATATTGTCATGACAAAAAACGGCAAAAGCGACAGTGCTACGGATAAAATGGGGGTAAACAGAGCCCGGGCAAGAAACTGGAAAGTGTACAACTTTGAGGGCGGGCATTATTCTATGCGTGAACAACCTTATAATTTAGTGAAAAAGTTAGAGTTAATTTTACAAAATGAGCAATAG
- a CDS encoding GNAT family N-acetyltransferase, translating to MTIRPATTADLPALLNLLKHIVPLMREAGNFQWDDHYPNEAVFSQDIAKNQLWVADIDGQLAGVAALTEDQEPEYAQVGFDLSQRAIVTHRLAVDPAFRGQGVAAALLTQAETIALERGIPYLRIDTNSENQITQRLFPKLGYTYSGEITLGFRPGLRFLAYEKKL from the coding sequence ATGACGATTCGCCCCGCCACCACTGCCGACCTTCCAGCTTTACTAAACCTCCTCAAGCATATCGTGCCGCTGATGCGCGAAGCAGGAAATTTCCAATGGGATGACCACTACCCAAATGAAGCCGTTTTTAGTCAGGATATAGCTAAAAATCAGCTGTGGGTAGCTGATATAGACGGCCAACTTGCCGGGGTAGCCGCCCTGACCGAAGATCAGGAACCCGAATACGCACAGGTTGGGTTCGACCTCAGCCAACGGGCCATTGTCACCCATCGGCTCGCCGTTGACCCCGCTTTCCGTGGTCAGGGTGTAGCGGCTGCATTGCTCACTCAGGCCGAAACAATAGCCCTTGAGCGTGGCATTCCTTATTTACGAATCGATACAAATTCAGAAAACCAGATCACCCAGCGATTATTCCCAAAACTGGGGTATACCTATTCTGGTGAAATCACACTGGGTTTCCGGCCGGGTCTACGGTTTCTAGCCTATGAAAAGAAACTGTAG
- a CDS encoding TlpA family protein disulfide reductase, with amino-acid sequence MRINLFALLFSLVIHSAVLAQLRFTPEKPQVGQTVSFTYSPQSTPLATDSTVEGRFMFYGLPGTMHLSRPTTTTLVRQGDVFIGQIYIPLKNVAGTMLAFRNSKQPKRVDLNKGLLYAIPLFDANGQLVPHALAGQASVFTRSHFLYELGGRPDQNRVISLYSQEFQQNPDFYPIYWSDYLTAQINQKKPGYGPKVKTSIETYLASRPTPTAIELTAAAQLYESMGDFPKSNALRERMKTLDPAGSLMQKDRATVVRNETDWNRKKAAYQAYQKEFPNSSYLPALTVMMTDGYFKNNDIRGLVPFVDQQPVSHTDVLMLNTMAFQLADERRSLPEAEQLIKRAMVVLKTQPKPATISGNWETEKQTRQRQLMNTYARVLEQQARYGEAYTAYQDVILPDDVENSDPRTNERYFLCALQANHATDAQPMAEAAIQVGKATPRLKTALRDWYAKQPGNTVAKADAYLTELEADLRADQRDELRQILINEPAPAFSMTDLQGRTISSASLRGKVVVLDFWATWCGPCIASFPAMQQAQTRFQNDPNVRFLFVNTREGGPIQRVHNFMAKHPYGFTVPVDASQRVSRAYKVLGIPTKVVIDTNGRVRYRQIGYSGDPETTVNELTLVVEMLKEGK; translated from the coding sequence ATGAGAATCAATCTTTTTGCACTGCTTTTTTCCCTGGTTATTCATAGCGCAGTGCTCGCCCAGTTGCGCTTTACCCCCGAAAAACCACAGGTTGGGCAAACCGTTTCTTTTACCTACTCGCCACAGTCTACCCCCTTGGCAACCGACAGCACTGTTGAAGGGCGATTTATGTTCTATGGATTACCGGGTACCATGCACCTGAGTCGTCCCACTACGACTACCCTTGTTCGGCAGGGCGACGTTTTTATCGGGCAAATTTACATCCCTTTAAAAAATGTTGCCGGTACAATGCTCGCCTTCCGAAATAGCAAACAACCCAAGCGTGTCGATCTGAACAAAGGGCTGTTGTATGCCATCCCACTCTTCGATGCGAATGGGCAACTCGTACCGCATGCGCTTGCCGGACAGGCATCGGTGTTTACGCGTAGCCATTTCCTGTATGAACTTGGTGGCCGTCCTGACCAGAATCGGGTCATTTCGCTCTATTCGCAGGAGTTTCAGCAAAATCCTGATTTTTATCCCATCTACTGGTCGGATTACCTGACCGCACAGATCAACCAGAAGAAGCCAGGATATGGGCCCAAAGTAAAAACGAGTATTGAGACTTATCTGGCTTCCCGCCCAACCCCAACAGCTATAGAACTCACAGCAGCAGCTCAGTTATACGAAAGCATGGGGGATTTTCCCAAATCAAATGCCCTTCGCGAGCGGATGAAAACTCTCGATCCTGCGGGTTCGCTCATGCAAAAAGATCGAGCTACAGTGGTTCGGAACGAAACCGACTGGAATCGTAAAAAGGCAGCTTATCAGGCTTATCAAAAGGAGTTTCCCAATTCATCCTATCTGCCTGCATTGACGGTTATGATGACGGATGGGTATTTTAAAAACAATGACATTCGGGGTTTAGTACCGTTTGTCGATCAGCAACCTGTATCGCATACCGATGTGCTGATGCTAAATACGATGGCCTTTCAATTAGCTGATGAACGACGGTCGCTACCCGAAGCCGAGCAGTTGATCAAGCGTGCCATGGTTGTTCTGAAAACCCAACCTAAACCGGCTACGATATCCGGGAACTGGGAAACCGAGAAACAAACCCGCCAACGGCAATTAATGAACACCTACGCCCGCGTACTTGAGCAACAGGCCAGGTACGGGGAAGCGTATACTGCTTATCAGGATGTTATTTTGCCTGATGATGTCGAAAATAGTGACCCAAGAACCAATGAACGGTATTTCCTGTGCGCCCTTCAGGCCAATCATGCCACTGATGCTCAACCAATGGCAGAAGCCGCTATTCAGGTAGGTAAAGCTACCCCCCGACTTAAAACGGCTCTCCGCGACTGGTATGCCAAGCAACCCGGTAATACTGTCGCAAAAGCTGATGCCTATCTAACCGAACTCGAAGCCGACCTTCGGGCCGATCAACGCGATGAACTTCGGCAGATTCTCATCAACGAACCAGCACCTGCCTTCTCGATGACCGATTTGCAGGGACGTACCATTTCGTCGGCTTCATTGCGCGGCAAAGTGGTGGTTCTGGATTTCTGGGCAACCTGGTGTGGGCCATGTATCGCTTCGTTTCCGGCGATGCAGCAAGCGCAGACACGCTTTCAGAACGACCCTAATGTGCGTTTTTTATTCGTTAACACCCGTGAAGGTGGCCCCATACAGCGGGTGCACAATTTCATGGCCAAACATCCATACGGATTCACGGTACCGGTCGATGCCAGTCAGCGCGTATCGAGAGCCTATAAGGTTCTGGGTATTCCGACAAAGGTGGTTATTGACACAAACGGACGTGTTCGCTACCGCCAGATTGGCTATTCCGGCGATCCCGAGACGACTGTTAATGAGCTGACCCTGGTCGTTGAAATGCTTAAGGAAGGAAAATAA
- a CDS encoding crotonase/enoyl-CoA hydratase family protein produces the protein MESTYKALSLTDAAGVMTVTLLGPGKGNAMGPEFWEELPKAMDEINRRPDIRCIVFRGSGDHYSYGLNLPQMMPRLATMTTGTVVAHQRTDLMAQIRQMQSGFQKMHESPKPVIVAVHGWCIGGGVNMIAAADIRLCSRDAKFSLREAKLAITPDIGGLQFLPTIIGQGFTREMAFTGADYDAAFAERIGLVNHVYDTPDQLFDAAATLARQIADNPATAVQGAKRVLNYSLNKSIEDGLQYVAVWNSSQLQSDDFSEAIQATMEKRKAEFNKKTNRGY, from the coding sequence ATGGAATCTACCTATAAAGCCTTATCACTTACTGATGCTGCCGGCGTAATGACTGTCACTTTACTGGGACCAGGTAAAGGAAATGCTATGGGGCCGGAGTTTTGGGAGGAACTTCCCAAAGCGATGGACGAGATAAATCGTAGGCCCGACATCCGATGCATTGTTTTTCGGGGTAGTGGCGATCATTATAGCTATGGCCTGAATCTGCCGCAAATGATGCCCAGGCTGGCTACCATGACAACCGGTACTGTTGTGGCGCATCAACGTACTGACCTGATGGCACAGATTCGGCAGATGCAGTCTGGATTTCAGAAAATGCATGAGTCGCCGAAGCCCGTTATCGTAGCGGTGCATGGCTGGTGTATTGGTGGTGGCGTCAACATGATTGCGGCTGCTGATATTCGGCTTTGCTCCCGCGATGCGAAGTTCAGTCTTCGTGAAGCCAAGCTTGCCATCACGCCCGATATTGGCGGTTTGCAGTTTTTGCCAACCATTATCGGCCAGGGGTTTACGCGCGAAATGGCCTTTACGGGTGCAGACTATGATGCCGCTTTTGCCGAACGAATCGGTTTGGTTAATCACGTATATGACACGCCTGACCAACTTTTTGACGCAGCGGCTACACTCGCCCGCCAGATTGCCGATAATCCCGCAACGGCCGTTCAGGGAGCCAAACGTGTACTGAACTACAGTCTGAATAAATCCATTGAAGACGGATTGCAGTACGTGGCCGTCTGGAACTCATCGCAACTTCAGTCCGACGATTTCAGTGAAGCCATTCAGGCCACAATGGAAAAACGCAAAGCAGAATTTAATAAAAAGACAAATCGAGGTTATTAA
- a CDS encoding sodium:solute symporter — translation MNTTVALVILIAYFGMLIAVSFYTARGADTNTFFTANRQSPWWLVAFGMIGTSLSGVTFISVPGAVGKIGFSYFQVVLGYIIGYLVIGSVLMPLYYRLNLISIYGYLEKRFGFWSYKTGAGFFLLSRTVGSAVRLYVAAGVLQIALFTPLGIPFEISVLITIGLIWIYTFKGGVKTIIVTDTLQTVFLVTAVILTIFLISKELHLSFGGLVKTVSDSPMSQIFYWDGNDPKNFFKQFISGTFIAIVMTGLDQDLMQKNLTCKNIGEAQKNMFWFTCTLVVVNFLFLSLGVLLYQYAQQEGISIPARTDDLYPLLALNHLGLVVAITFLLGITAATYASADSALTALTTSFCVDFMNVESRPEAERSRIKHIVHIGFSLLFYVVIIVFRQLNSKEVITAVFDIAGYTYGPLLGLYAFGIFSKRPVIDRLVPFICLASPVLTYVVNENSVAWFGGYQFGFERLLLNGLFTFVGLLAVSKPIRKEEPVAV, via the coding sequence ATGAATACCACCGTTGCGTTAGTGATCCTGATTGCCTATTTCGGAATGTTGATCGCCGTCTCTTTTTACACCGCCAGAGGAGCCGATACCAACACGTTTTTTACCGCTAACCGGCAATCGCCCTGGTGGTTAGTCGCTTTCGGCATGATCGGGACGTCGTTATCGGGGGTAACCTTTATCTCGGTGCCCGGCGCTGTTGGCAAAATTGGATTTTCGTATTTTCAGGTGGTGTTGGGTTACATCATTGGCTACCTCGTCATTGGTTCCGTGCTGATGCCGCTTTACTATCGACTAAACCTGATTTCTATTTATGGCTACCTCGAAAAACGCTTTGGCTTCTGGTCATACAAGACGGGAGCGGGCTTTTTTCTTCTCTCGCGAACCGTCGGTTCGGCCGTTCGGCTCTATGTGGCTGCTGGTGTATTGCAAATCGCCCTGTTTACCCCTCTGGGTATCCCATTCGAAATTTCCGTACTGATTACGATTGGGCTGATCTGGATTTATACCTTTAAGGGTGGCGTTAAAACGATTATCGTAACCGACACACTCCAGACCGTATTTTTAGTAACTGCGGTTATTCTGACTATTTTTCTGATCTCGAAAGAGCTTCATTTATCGTTTGGCGGACTGGTGAAGACAGTGAGTGACAGCCCGATGTCCCAGATCTTTTACTGGGACGGTAACGACCCCAAGAATTTCTTTAAACAGTTTATTTCCGGGACGTTCATTGCCATTGTTATGACTGGCCTGGATCAGGATCTGATGCAGAAAAACCTGACCTGCAAAAACATTGGTGAGGCTCAGAAAAATATGTTCTGGTTCACCTGTACGCTGGTCGTGGTCAATTTTCTGTTTCTGAGCCTGGGCGTACTGCTGTATCAGTATGCACAGCAGGAAGGTATATCTATTCCGGCCCGCACCGATGATCTCTACCCGTTGCTTGCCCTGAATCACCTTGGTTTAGTCGTTGCCATTACCTTCCTGCTCGGTATCACAGCCGCAACCTACGCCAGTGCCGACTCGGCATTGACTGCCCTGACAACCTCTTTTTGTGTCGATTTTATGAATGTCGAAAGTCGCCCGGAAGCGGAACGGTCGCGCATTAAACACATTGTACACATCGGCTTTTCGCTGCTTTTCTATGTTGTTATTATTGTCTTTCGCCAACTGAACAGCAAAGAGGTGATCACCGCCGTATTCGACATTGCTGGCTATACATACGGACCACTGCTCGGTTTATATGCGTTCGGAATCTTTAGTAAACGGCCTGTTATTGATCGTCTGGTGCCCTTTATTTGCCTGGCGTCGCCCGTATTGACGTATGTTGTCAATGAAAATTCTGTAGCCTGGTTTGGCGGTTATCAGTTCGGATTCGAGCGTTTGCTGCTAAATGGCCTGTTTACGTTCGTCGGCTTACTAGCCGTATCGAAACCGATAAGAAAAGAGGAACCAGTGGCGGTATAA
- a CDS encoding winged helix-turn-helix transcriptional regulator, whose amino-acid sequence MKSTEAACQYELMAARDALEVIQGKWRIPIVISLTYGTKRFGEIHRDMPDISPKMLSQELKSLEENQIITRTLYDRMPVTVEYSLTPLGQSLQNLLVELRNWGKHFRKEIVGK is encoded by the coding sequence ATGAAAAGTACTGAAGCAGCCTGCCAATATGAATTAATGGCGGCAAGAGATGCGTTGGAAGTAATTCAAGGTAAATGGCGTATTCCTATTGTTATATCCTTGACTTATGGAACAAAACGATTTGGGGAAATCCACCGAGATATGCCCGATATATCGCCCAAAATGCTATCGCAGGAATTAAAGTCGCTGGAAGAAAACCAAATTATTACCCGCACACTTTACGACCGGATGCCTGTTACAGTGGAATATTCGTTAACGCCACTTGGTCAGTCACTACAAAATCTTTTAGTCGAATTGCGAAACTGGGGCAAGCATTTTAGGAAAGAAATTGTCGGTAAATAA
- a CDS encoding RagB/SusD family nutrient uptake outer membrane protein — protein MIRKFSYLFVALVLFTSCSDNFFETAPATQITTPEVFSSEANIDAFVNGSIRFLLENSTSQDNPGLPTIFLTHDVMGEDAFARDGRYGFRDSYPYRDPYDNTTRRALFFWTLQYTSIDHTNNIIANIKIDDTSKPSLKYLKGQAYALRANNYLNLVRQYQFTYVKDPKAKAVPIYTEPTTPSTVPKPRATVEEIYNLVFSDLTEAEKLLTGYTRSVKNRPDVNVVYGLFARAYLTQEKWELARDYSAKARVGYPIMTADQYIQGFSDVSNPEWIWGHPQTVTQNLGGASYLAYIETTPYSTDAAGTNLYYGYNSIMPDPNFIALFSPNDIRKTLFEIAKQPTEALYRGYRYKKFRNKYPNHEGHIVLMRSSEQLLIEAESKARLNNLQGAIETLNELRRKRNLTDLSAGLDKNSLIDEILLERRKELWGEGFRLYDILRTQTAPVRKETSEKFVDTKGATVSVLGHWITKFPDGTAFVPNSKYYLFPIPLNEISNNPNL, from the coding sequence ATGATACGGAAATTCAGTTATTTATTCGTTGCTCTGGTTTTGTTTACATCCTGCAGCGACAACTTCTTTGAGACTGCTCCGGCAACCCAGATTACGACCCCGGAGGTATTCTCCTCGGAAGCCAACATTGACGCTTTTGTGAATGGCTCCATCCGCTTTCTGCTGGAAAACAGCACGTCTCAGGACAACCCTGGTCTGCCGACCATTTTCTTAACGCATGATGTAATGGGCGAAGATGCTTTTGCCCGGGACGGCCGCTATGGATTCCGGGATTCGTATCCCTACCGCGATCCGTATGATAATACGACAAGGCGCGCTCTGTTTTTCTGGACATTGCAATACACCTCGATTGATCATACCAACAATATTATTGCTAATATTAAAATCGACGATACGAGCAAGCCCAGTTTAAAATACCTTAAAGGACAAGCGTATGCACTACGGGCAAACAACTACCTGAATTTAGTGAGGCAGTATCAATTTACCTACGTCAAAGACCCAAAGGCGAAAGCCGTTCCTATTTACACCGAACCTACAACGCCTAGTACAGTACCCAAGCCGCGCGCGACGGTCGAAGAAATCTACAATCTGGTGTTCAGTGATTTAACGGAAGCGGAAAAGTTGTTAACCGGCTACACGCGTTCGGTCAAAAATCGCCCCGACGTTAACGTCGTATATGGGCTATTTGCCCGCGCTTACCTGACCCAGGAAAAATGGGAACTGGCCCGGGATTATTCAGCCAAAGCGCGTGTCGGCTATCCGATTATGACCGCCGATCAATATATCCAGGGGTTCAGTGATGTAAGCAATCCTGAATGGATTTGGGGGCATCCGCAAACAGTAACGCAGAATTTGGGGGGAGCCTCGTATCTGGCCTATATCGAAACAACGCCGTATTCGACGGATGCAGCCGGCACGAACCTCTATTACGGCTACAATAGCATTATGCCGGATCCGAATTTTATAGCATTGTTCAGTCCGAACGACATCCGCAAAACGTTATTTGAAATTGCCAAACAGCCCACTGAGGCTCTTTACAGAGGGTACCGTTACAAAAAATTCAGAAACAAGTATCCCAATCATGAGGGTCATATTGTGTTGATGCGTTCGTCGGAACAACTGCTGATTGAAGCCGAAAGTAAAGCAAGATTGAATAACCTGCAGGGGGCCATAGAAACGTTAAATGAATTGAGACGGAAACGAAACCTGACTGATTTGTCGGCAGGACTGGACAAAAACAGTTTGATCGATGAGATTTTACTCGAACGTCGTAAGGAGCTTTGGGGTGAAGGTTTCCGTCTGTACGACATTTTGAGAACCCAAACCGCCCCTGTACGAAAGGAAACATCGGAAAAATTTGTCGATACCAAGGGGGCAACGGTTAGTGTTTTGGGGCACTGGATCACCAAATTTCCCGATGGAACGGCGTTCGTTCCCAACAGCAAATATTACCTCTTTCCGATTCCTCTGAATGAGATCAGTAACAACCCAAACCTGTAG